A section of the Bryobacteraceae bacterium genome encodes:
- a CDS encoding uroporphyrin-III C-methyltransferase yields the protein MKTTSKIWIVGAGPGRRDLLTVRACEALAVADVVLYDRLVSAEVLALARPGAILEGAGKEHGRQEEIQQKILEDLDRYARRFRHVVRLKGGDPMVFGRGAEEWVWLRERGWDVEIVPGISSALAAPALAGIPPTFRGVARSFAVVTGHCCEPEGTDWAALAGVDTLIILMGVARRASIAAALIAAGRMPEEPVAFVENATLPAERTVTADLASVAAGLVDVSSPAVMVVGEVVRVRELLLGLATTLPAVAPAHA from the coding sequence ATGAAGACGACGTCGAAAATCTGGATCGTGGGCGCCGGCCCCGGACGCAGGGATCTGTTGACGGTTCGCGCCTGCGAGGCGCTGGCCGTGGCCGATGTCGTGCTTTACGACCGGCTGGTGTCGGCCGAAGTGCTTGCCCTGGCGCGCCCGGGCGCCATCCTCGAAGGCGCCGGAAAAGAACACGGCCGGCAGGAAGAAATCCAGCAGAAAATTCTTGAGGATCTGGACCGATATGCGCGCCGGTTTCGCCACGTGGTCCGGCTGAAGGGCGGCGATCCCATGGTGTTTGGTCGCGGCGCCGAGGAGTGGGTTTGGCTGCGGGAACGGGGCTGGGACGTCGAGATCGTGCCGGGTATTTCCTCGGCGCTGGCAGCTCCGGCGCTGGCCGGCATTCCGCCGACGTTCCGGGGCGTGGCGCGGAGTTTCGCGGTCGTCACCGGGCATTGCTGCGAACCCGAAGGCACGGACTGGGCGGCGCTGGCCGGAGTTGACACGCTGATCATCCTGATGGGCGTGGCGCGCCGCGCCTCGATCGCCGCAGCGCTCATCGCCGCCGGCCGCATGCCGGAAGAGCCCGTAGCGTTTGTCGAGAACGCGACACTTCCGGCGGAGCGCACCGTCACTGCGGACCTGGCCAGTGTGGCGGCTGGACTGGTGGATGTGTCCAGTCCCGCGGTGATGGTCGTGGGCGAAGTCGTCCGTGTGCGCGAGCTGCTTCTGGGGCTCGCCACAACACTTCCTGCTGTGGCCCCGGCGCACGCCTGA